In Geopsychrobacter electrodiphilus DSM 16401, a single window of DNA contains:
- a CDS encoding hydrogenase iron-sulfur subunit — MAGFEYKPSVIGFLCTWUAYGAADLSGVSRQQYTTETKIIRVMCTGRVDISFILRAFSNGADGVFIGGCWLGECHYVTEGNYDALFNMHLCRKLLEAIGITPERLRLEWIATSEGTRYAEIMNSFGKQLKEFGPLGKGEGLEPDILKLKLKALNKLIPYIKMVEREKLRMRFDAQEKYDEYFASSKFKRLFDELLLDKLIVSQIMLLLQEKAISARDIARELGLEAAEVSRHLGMSSRLGLVRFDAELKRYALAAS, encoded by the coding sequence ATGGCCGGTTTTGAATACAAGCCCAGCGTCATCGGATTTTTGTGCACCTGGTGAGCATACGGGGCTGCGGACCTGTCTGGAGTTTCCAGACAACAATACACAACTGAAACAAAGATTATCCGGGTCATGTGCACCGGCCGGGTTGACATCTCTTTTATCCTGCGCGCATTTTCCAATGGCGCGGATGGCGTGTTTATCGGTGGTTGCTGGCTGGGTGAATGCCATTACGTCACCGAGGGCAATTACGACGCGCTGTTCAATATGCACCTCTGTCGTAAACTGCTCGAGGCAATCGGGATCACCCCCGAACGGCTGAGGCTTGAATGGATCGCCACCTCTGAAGGCACCCGTTATGCCGAAATAATGAACAGTTTCGGCAAGCAGCTCAAAGAGTTCGGCCCCCTTGGCAAAGGGGAAGGTCTTGAGCCCGACATCCTCAAGCTCAAACTGAAGGCCTTAAACAAGCTGATCCCCTACATCAAGATGGTGGAGCGGGAGAAGTTGCGGATGCGCTTCGACGCTCAGGAGAAGTACGACGAGTATTTCGCCAGCAGCAAGTTCAAGCGCCTGTTTGATGAGCTGCTGCTGGATAAACTGATCGTCAGCCAGATCATGCTGCTGCTGCAGGAGAAGGCCATTTCTGCACGGGATATCGCCAGGGAGCTTGGCCTGGAAGCGGCCGAGGTATCACGTCATCTCGGCATGTCTTCACGCCTCGGCCTGGTCCGTTTCGACGCAGAATTAAAACGCTACGCCCTGGCTGCTTCTTGA
- a CDS encoding complex I 24 kDa subunit family protein, producing MDIGKIDQIIDQHQGEASALIQILLDIQSENHWLPKEALTRVGEKLAVPMSRIQHITTFYKHFSLSPKGKHEVHVCVGTACHVRGAERILDTVREVTGVAPGETDPDLNFSIETVSCLGCCALGPVMVVDGEIHGNVKQDETAEVLQKLAEPEAAEDLKKCACE from the coding sequence ATGGATATCGGCAAAATTGATCAGATTATAGACCAGCATCAGGGCGAAGCCAGCGCGCTGATCCAGATATTGCTCGACATCCAGAGCGAAAACCATTGGCTGCCCAAGGAAGCGCTGACCAGGGTCGGCGAGAAGCTGGCGGTGCCCATGAGCCGCATCCAGCATATCACCACCTTCTACAAACACTTCAGCCTGAGTCCCAAGGGGAAGCATGAGGTCCACGTCTGTGTCGGCACGGCCTGCCATGTGCGCGGTGCGGAGCGGATTCTCGACACGGTCAGGGAAGTGACGGGCGTCGCCCCCGGCGAAACCGACCCCGACCTGAACTTCAGCATCGAGACCGTCAGCTGCCTCGGCTGCTGTGCCTTAGGCCCGGTGATGGTCGTCGATGGCGAAATCCATGGCAACGTCAAGCAGGACGAAACGGCCGAGGTTTTGCAGAAATTGGCCGAGCCTGAGGCCGCCGAAGATCTGAAAAAATGTGCCTGTGAGTAA